From one Portunus trituberculatus isolate SZX2019 chromosome 8, ASM1759143v1, whole genome shotgun sequence genomic stretch:
- the LOC123501069 gene encoding LOW QUALITY PROTEIN: serine/arginine repetitive matrix protein 2-like (The sequence of the model RefSeq protein was modified relative to this genomic sequence to represent the inferred CDS: inserted 3 bases in 2 codons; deleted 6 bases in 3 codons), which yields MEAAGVDAFLIRGHVGSPWAPLSGGGGGSGGSGALSSPSRCTEPPPYLDFDALQVALTRLDHSPQKGKGCVGRSGALSHRRPPSRGSRRSSADSLHLLQDQHALNDNDDDDPDLQPAPRVVNIEVKLEAPQREQPARPRTFEGRERECGVSQDAPRQHDKRQELRRRLLEGCSRRTPSGGSNPHLSSATCEAEETFRRIKQEVARLAAKRRSSTDLSDSRPPSELLWSCDDSLGSVGDSASVVVGRGCGEEQRSSSEADVVISDRESVADSGLVSRRTVITISSKRSKSASSLASSQDAAPLWLRDQQTRRSLRGCQPLEEGISVSIVSRDATSRMYVRQSDAEDRPSRASAFNVRRTIEKRQIQQERRERRALRERIREQLRSLSEGRPRRDSSGSQGSSLLLSESSARSKSMSSLDQDHEDERSESALVKVQSSPTLEREKQAVLTYLYGASNLAEEERLSPAPPPRACSERREAPEGECSDPWQWSRSWDSLRPGREELPHRASATQSADSVKSFESSSRGARHVPDAERHTATHAARIIHHPHPQESHCELSSNCEPNKPSVDPSERREPPQGREDPPPGPQPVPPPRRSKLSLSTGHIKLAEEEQPHWVRLAKERRSLRAARQVEQLSDRASTASREPEWVARARKKLESLNVTLTATTDVSCASSCVTESSSAWSRGGLDALDDLREEASRIGQDLAEEAAARVTKELSVTRDSSRMLEAPTDPTPREASLERPKVSFDASATEASDGDSTTCRKLRSRRPQREEVRFGDLKHDWGGAQTKASKTVNGKQKEMRFGEIQVEVEAREPRCAALRPHAASQATHEPDAEDRRPVMRFGDTPLNLFPTAAPRGPQSSSKFESVAGPDPTKMTAEQLNQNVEEYDFPIPTGREDASELLRFLEESLKKAEEVPEVVCTEDSRPRPKSILKRRSVESVVQELRREASGEGHPKVLHHRKTASFDWDCVGKGGDPLATVPAAPATAPAPAPAPTTATTTFTTTFTTTLAAPATPSPTLHTVPTTNGHFFNVKLRHVPGAREQQQQQQQQHHSSTNNDPRRFPLEHSPHRRPSTQEHSAPLPGLVRARERKSVDEHGLRESEAEAERPGVRELLPPPAWATCRAGRGLTSSGATPGPLPAVQGQLSIPQDTPPPSPTSLSRPRPSHRASTSPGQELPSTGLPDRATLGPDSEVTPASGPTTPPHPTGGAVQGSAGDEGEALTPTHKSTQSTHCAYSAAFHPHPQTAPPVPLAAEEAHSPILAASPEHSPTPAPPSKATRVLQEHVLSSHEQRGTAPPPVASGIQVFSSQGEAALCSPADQCSREPREDPVTRPPRKKEEEEDHHRTRRGVPNTATSSTISPGDRRTREAPHGVAGDARSSTRHTADPLPGRVSRGGGEEGSRGHASPVKPSRGRPPGESPVPRLVQVEVVDEEVRRAAPRKREERRGGSGLLEWEARQRQRLEEEERNRLNIGLSLRPVSCRIKELVKMHGAFMSRFTRDKKTDINGTVDGADDIFFQKIPQDPSTXDTPAAQGSTPTMRSPFMVKKVQTPAQDTEPLRPTRRDHPRRRSPARRPSPATQRTASSARVTSPATRKTSPAPHRKSSAQRGTSPSTRRTSPGPRRRSPAPRGTSPATRRSPSRRGRSPSTRRSPAPRGTSPATRRTSPSPRRAPPPPSDPPPPHADLLRHLGVPLKVAGLRQPTEHSWRAVQPFPSREATDSLPRRTRSSLSPAARRHQVASPDRRSSGCRGKEGMPRASQIVAEVRRVVQSSLQPQDFQSSLASSSKSAASTSPSATASRPEVQDPARQSRSLHSPSPERGSVKDPKARQEWLTKMLTALTQEGTPPRPTSPSASVSPTDVSPSPTSPTHTSRSTIPLTPASSTHAAPSQDSPSRHHTDSTHSLARAPHATNAHTVPDHSLGAPATAGALEGATPVPPARKSALSSLRTPSVPANSISHATASPVFSPLKTVSSSLTVTLTPTTSPLSPHTKNFACTPSTASSPAAPGEDSLRTPVKRSPSQESLEHSRRGPVSLSSILSDSSRSSSRCSSPHASPRPSPERILKRDSFDLVGRLGVIQEGGSQVEWRARVSQGDQKENIAPLPKDESGEDTTTSLSAPFRSSFRLRERSEERRKGGRKWSEDYSARDSALSWRPALTAPAITLRALADAAPRKPADATWPPARTEAPAKAHTAVQSPALTRYCRGRASLRSQVLGGECDEKKPLLSPEPDSGLGTSVQRPVSLSAILSRVEAVVGPPSQDSPTYKFSSKLSLSEEVAPVNSRHLQKEDTPLIPKEVDNSTTAPPPAITERETPAIPSKPKPRMKQTLPAKTPAGPRRSKEGSPAPSTAPRPASSAARNKVVRRNSSLKKNRPEDSRGSIKARKERKNSEEDAHETVVEAAGGTTHTRTTVKRSRLPAAEKARPVSRSGSGRVKRERSFRSSASRALEDWAASTSVKGHLVKKEGQRFSHETEEEERGGRRXARSVARRVVRRGSRTLSGGGELLTETKETSSSGVAKDGQQQAPTTQEHARKTSYTARKKTMPENGEVEGGTVVEATQGGREVSRKMKTSTDGERYFTHSITDKHGAKTFTTEGVNNKTTSSVEVIGAKDFDARRAVKGTTGERVVVERTKDPLGRPSTVVKKITSQSRLVITKTKRKTPVVV from the exons GGTCACGTGGGGTCACCGTGGGCGCccctcagtggtggtggtggtggcagtggtggcagcggggctctctcctccccctcccggtGCACTGAGCCGCCCCCTTATCTGGATTTTGATGCTCTACAG GTGGCGTTGACGCGGCTGGATCACTCCCCGCAGAAGGGCAAAGGGTGTGTGGGACGCAGTGGTGCGCTCAGCCACCGCCGCCCGCCGTCCCGGGGATCCCGGCGCTCCTCGGCAGacagcctccacctcctgcaGGACCAGCATGCCCTTAACGACAACGACGATGACGACCCCGACCTCCAGCCTGCGCCGCGTGTGGTAAACATCGAGGTGAAGCTCGAGGCGCCCCAAAGGGAGCAACCCGCGCGTCCCAGGACATTTGAGGGTAGGGAGCGAGAGTGCGGCGTCTCGCAAGACGCCCCGCGCCAACACGACAAGCGGCAGGAGCTACGGCGCCGCCTGCTGGAGGGATGCTCCCGCAGGACGCCCAGTGGTGGCTCTAACCCGCACTTGAGCAGCGCCACCTGTGAGGCTGAAGAGACCTTCAGAAGGATCAAGCAGGAGGTGGCGCGCTTGGCCGCCAAGAGGAGGTCCTCCACTGACCTCAGCGACTCCAGACCGCCCAGCGAGCTTCTGTGGAGCTGTGACGACTCCCTGGGCTCCGTGGGAGACTCTGCCAGCGTGGTGGTGGGGCGCGGCTGCGGAGAGGAGCAGCGGTCTTCCTCAGAGGCTGACGTGGTGATCAGTGACAGGGAGAGTGTGGCAGACTCTGGCCTGGTGAGCCGTCGAaccgtcatcaccatcagctCCAAGAGGAGCAAGTCTGCCAGCAGTCTCGCCAGCTCCCAAGACGCGGCGCCGCTGTGGCTGCGGGATCAGCAGACACGGCGCTCACTGCGGGGATGTCAGCCCCTGGAGGAGGGTATCAGTGTTTCCATCGTGAGCCGCGACGCCACGTCGCGCATGTACGTTCGCCAAAGTGACGCCGAAGACAGGCCGTCACGTGCCAGTGCCTTCAACGTGCGGCGCACCATCGAGAAACGGCAGATCCAGCAGGAACGACGTGAGCGGCGCGCGCTGCGGGAGAGGATCAGGGAGCAGCTCAGGAGTCTGTCTGAGGGACGCCCTCGCAGGGACTCTTCAGGGTCACAAGGATCCTCGCTGCTGCTGAGCGAGTCCTCGGCGCGCTCCAAGTCTATGAGCTCTCTGGACCAGGACCACGAGGACGAGCGCAGTGAGTCGGCGCTGGTCAAGGTGCAATCCAGCCCCACGCTAGAGCGCGAGAAGCAGGCAGTGCTCACCTACCTGTACGGCGCATCCAACCTAGCGGAGGAAGAGCGCCTCTCCCCTGCCCCACCCCCCAGGGCCTGTTCAGAGCGGCGAGAAGCCCCAGAAGGAGAGTGTAGTGACCCCTGGCAGTGGTCCCGCTCCTGGGACTCACTCCGGCCTGGCCGCGAGGAGCTGCCCCACAGAGCCTCTGCCACTCAGTCTGCTGACTCCGTGAAGTCTTTCGAATCCAGCAGCCGCGGGGCTCGCCACGTCCCTGACGCCGAGCGGCACACCGCGACACACGCCGCGCGGATCATCCATCATCCCCATCCCCAGGAGTCACACTGTGAACTGTCGAGTAATTGCGAACCGAACAAACCCTCGGTGGACCCCAGTGAACGGCGGGAACCTCCTCAGGGCAGAGAAGACCCGCCCCCCGGCCCCCAGCCTGTGCCTCCCCCGCGGAGGAGCAAACTGAGCCTGTCTACAGGCCACATCAAGctggcggaggaggagcagcCTCACTGGGTGCGGCTGGCCAAGGAGCGGCGCAGCCTGCGGGCGGCCCGCCAAGTGGAGCAGCTGTCAGACCGCGCTTCCACTGCTAGCAGGGAGCCGGAGTGGGTGGCGCGCGCCCGTAAGAAACTAGAGTCTCTGAACGTGACGCTCACCGCTACCACGGACGTCAGTTGCGCCAGCTCCTGCGTCACTGAGTCATCGTCGGCGTGGAGTCGTGGCGGACTGGACGCCCTTGACGACTTGCGGGAGGAGGCGTCACGTATCGGGCAGGATCTGGCAGAGGAAGCGGCGGCGCGCGTCACTAAGGAACTCAGCGTAACCCGTGACTCTTCCAGGATGCTTGAGGCACCAACAGACCCCACCCCCAGGGAAGCGTCCCTGGAGAGACCTAAAGTGTCTTTCGATGCCAGTGCCACCGAGGCCTCCGATGGGGACTCCACCACGTGCCGCAAGCTGCGCAGCCGCCGCCCTCAGAGAGAGGAGGTGCGCTTCGGTGACCTGAAGCACGACTGGGGAGGCGCGCAGACCAAGGCCTCCAAGACCGTCAATGGTAAGCAGAAAGAGATGCGCTTTGGCGAGAttcaggtggaggtggaggccaGGGAGCCCCGTTGCGCCGCCCTTAGGCCCCACGCTGCCAGCCAGGCCACTCACGAGCCAGATGCTGAAGACAGGCGGCCTGTGATGCGCTTCGGCGACACGCCGCTTAACCTATTCCCTACCGCGGCTCCCCGTGGTCCCCAGAGCTCCTCCAAGTTCGAGTCTGTGGCGGGCCCAGACCCCACCAAGATGACCGCCGAGCAGCTCAACCAGAACGTGGAGGAATACGACTTCCCCATCCCCACGGGCCGCGAGGACGCCTCTGAGCTACTGCGCTTCCTGGAAGAGAGCCTCAAGAAGGCCGAGGAGGTGCCTGAGGTGGTGTGCACTGAGGACTCGCGGCCCAGGCCCAAGAGCATCCTGAAGCGACGGTCTGTGGAGAGTGTGGTGCAGGAGCTGCGGCGTGAGGCCTCGGGCGAGGGCCACCCTAAGGTACTGCACCACCGGAAGACTGCTTCGTTTGACTGGGACTGTGTAGGTAAGGGAGGCGATCCCCTGGCCACTGTCCCTGCTGCCCCAGCTACTGCCCCAGCCCCAGCCCCCgcccccaccaccgccactaccaccttcaccaccacattcaccaccaccctgGCTGCCCCAGCCAcaccctcccccaccctccacACTGTCCCCACCACTAACGGACACTTCTTTAACGTGAAGCTGCGCCACGTGCCCGGCGccagggagcagcagcagcaacaacaacaacagcatcactCATCCACTAACAACGACCCACGACGCTTCCCCTTGGAACACTCGCCACACAGACGACCCTCCACACAGGAACACAGCGCCCCCCTCCCGGGTCTggtgagggcgagggagaggaagagcgtGGACGAGCACGGCCTGAGAGAgtcggaggcggaggcggagcgACCCGGCGTGAGGGAGCTGCTGCCGCCACCAGCCTGGGCCACCTGCAGGGCTGGCAGGGGCCTCAcctcctcag GGGCGACCCCCGGGCCCCTGCCAGCCGTGCAGGGGCAGCTCAGCATCCCCCAGGACACTCCGCCGCCCTCGCCAACGTCTCTCTCACGCCCGCGCCCCAGCCACCGCGCCTCCACTTCCCCGGGGCAGGAGCTTCCATCCACTGGTCTCCCTGACCGTGCTACCCTTGGTCCTGACTCCGAGGTGACCCCCGCCTCAGG TCCTACCACCCCCCCTCACCCTACCGGTGGAGCAGTCCAAGGGTCGGCGGGGGACGAGGGAGAGGCgctaacacccacacacaagtcCACACAATCCACACACTGTGCTTACAGCGCCGCTTTCCACCCACACCCCCAGACCGCCCCGCCCGTCCCGCTCGCCGcag AGGAAGCCCACAGCCCCATCCTTGCCGCCTCGCCTGAGCACAGCCCCacccccgcccctccctccaaaGCCACCAGGGTACTGCAGGAGCATGTCCTTTCCTCCCACGAGCAGCGAGGCACCGCCCCGCCTCCCGTCGCCTCTGGCATCCAGGTGTTCAGCTCCCAGGGTGAGGCAGCACTCTGCAGCCCCGCGGACCAGTGTTCACGGGAGCCCCGGGAAGACCCCGTGACCCGCCCACCCcgcaagaaagaggaggaggaggaccaccacAGGACAAGGCGCGGCGTCCCCAATactgccacctcctccaccatctctcctGGAGACCGACGGACACGGGAGGCGCCCCATGGTGTTGCAGGTGATGCGCGGAGTTCCACCAGGCACACCGCCGACCCCCTGCCAGGGCGAGTTTCGCGGGGCGGTGGCGAGGAGGGTTCCCGTGGCCATGCGTCACCCGTCAAGCCGTCCCGCGGGCGGCCGCCCGGAGAGAGCCCCGTGCCGCGTCTTGTGCAGGTAGAGGTGGTGGACGAGGAGGTGCGCCGGGCGGCGCCCAGGAAGCGAGAAGAAAGGCGTGGTGGCAGCGGCCTGCTAGAGTGGGAGGCGCGGCAACGGCagcgcctggaggaggaggagcggaacCGCCTGAATATCGGGCTGTCACTACGCCCCGTGTCGTGCCGCATCAAGGAACTTGTCAAAATGCACGGCGCCTTCATGTCACGCTTCACGCGGGACAAGAAGACAGACATCAACGGCACTGTGGACGGTGCTGACGATATTTTCTTCCAGAAGATCCCGCAGGACCCCTCCA AAGACACCCCCGCTGCCCAGGGATCCACGCCCACCATGCGCTCTCCCTTCATGGTGAAGAAGGTGCAGACTCCTGCCCAGGACACTGAGCCACTCCGACCCACCCGTAGGGACCACCCTAGGCGCCGTTCACCCGCCCGCAGGCCGAGCCCTGCCACGCAGAGAACCGCCTCTTCCGCGCGAGTCACTAGCCCTGCCACACGCAAGACCAGCCCCGCGCCACATAGGAAGAGCTCCGCCCAACGGGGCACAAGCCCATCCACTCGGAGGACAAGTCCTGGTCCACGCAGGAGAAGTCCTGCCCCACGGGGCACCAGCCCCGCCACACGCAGAAGCCCCTCCCGACGGGGAAGAAGTCCATCCACACGCAGAAGTCCTGCCCCACGTGGCACCAGCCCCGCCACACGCAGGACCAGCCCCAGCCCGCGCAGGgcgcctcctccaccatcagatccacctcctcctcacgcaGATCTCCTTCGGCACTTAGGGGTTCCGCTGAAGGTCGCCGGGTTGCGGCAACCCACAGAGCACTCATGGAGAGCAGTG CAGCCCTTCCCCAGCAGGGAGGCTACAGACTCCCTTCCCCGCAGAACACGCTCGTCACTCTCACCTGCTGCGCGGCGCCACCAGGTCGCCTCGCCAGACCGGAGGAGTTCAGGCTGCAGGGGTAAGGAGGGCATGCCCCGAGCCTCACAGATCGTGGCGGAGGTGCGACGCGTTGTGCAATCCTCGCTGCAGCCACAGGACTTCCAGAGCTCCCTCGCCTCCAGCAGCAAGTCAGCAgcctccacctcacccagcgCTACCGCGTCCCGCCCCGAGGTGCAGGACCCAGCAAGACAGTCCCGAAGCCTGCATTCCCCGAGCCCAGAGCGGGGCAGCGTGAAGGATCCCAAGGCTCGCCAGGAGTGGCTCACCAAGATGCTCACTGCACTCACTCAGGAGGGAACCCCGCCGCGCCCCACCTCTCcttctgcctctgtctctcccaCTGATGTGTCCCCGAGCCCAACCTCCCCCACCCACACTTCTCGCAGTACCATCCCCCTCACCCCTGCCTCTTCCACTCACGCCGCTCCCAGCCAGGACTCCCCCAGCCGACACCACACAGACTCAACACACAGCTTGGCCAGAGCACCGCACGCCACCAACGCccacactgtgccagaccactCCCTGGgagcaccagcaacagcaggtGCCCTGGAAGGAGCGACGCCCGTGCCTCCTGCCAGGAAGTCAGCGTTATCATCCCTGAGAACCCCTTCAGTCCCCGCCAACTCCATCAgccacgccaccgcctccccagTCTTCTCGCCCCTAAAGACTGTGTCTTCTAGCCTCACAGTGACGCTCACTCCCACCACCTCGCCGTTATCCCCTCACACCAAAAACTTCGCTTGCACGCCCTCGACCGCATCCTCACCCGCCGCACCAGGCGAGGACAGCCTCAGGACGCCGGTGAAGAGGTCGCCATCACAGGAAAGTCTGGAGCATAGCCGCCGCGGTCCCGTCAGCCTGTCGTCCATCCTCAGCGATTCCTCCAGGTCCTCCTCCCGCTGCTCGTCGCCTCACGCCTCGCCGCGCCCCTCACCGGAACGCATCCTGAAACGAGACTCCTTTGACCTCGTGGGCAGGCTGGGCGTCATCCAGGAAGGTGGCAGCCAGGTGGAGTGGCGCGCCCGGGTATCACAGGGGGACCAGAAGGAAAATATTGCCCCTCTCCCAAAGGATGAGAGTGGAGAGGACACTACCACGAGCCTCTCCGCGCCCTTCAGGTCCTCCTTCAGGCTtcgggagaggagtgaggagcgTAGAAAGGGCGGCAGGAAGTGGAGCGAGGATTACAGCGCCCGTGACTCAGCCCTCAGCTGGCGCCCCGCCCTCACTGCCCCGGCCATCACCCTGCGCGCCCTGGCGGACGCAGCCCCTAGGAAGCCCGCTGATGCCACCTGGCCACCTGCCCGGACCGAGGCGCCTGCTAAGGCCCACACTGCAGTACAGTCCCCTGCCCTGACCAGATACTGCCGTGGCAGGGCATCCCTGCGTTCCCAAGTCCTGGGCGGTGAGTGTGATGAGAAAAAGCCCTTACTGTCCCCAGAACCTGACAGCGGCCTGGGCACTTCCGTGCAACGCCCTGTCTCCCTCAGCGCCATCCTGTCTCGTGTCGAAGCAGTGGTGGGCCCACCCAGCCAGGACTCACCCACCTACAAGTTCTCTTCCAAACTCTCGCTTTCTGAGGAAGTGGCGCCCGTGAACAGCAGACACCTGCAAAAGGAGGACACGCCACTCATCCCCAAGGAGGTTGATAATTCCACGACCGCCCCGCCTCCCGCCATCACTGAGAGGGAGACACCCGCCATCCCCTCCAAGCCTAAGCCCCGCATGAAGCAAACGTTGCCCGCCAAGACACCCGCTGGTCCGCGGCGGTCAAAAGAGGGCTCCCCAGCGCCCAGCACCGCACCGCGCCCTGCCTCCTCCGCCGCCAGGAACAAAGTGGTTCGCCGCAACTCTAGTCTGAAGAAAAACCGCCCCGAGGACTCACGGGGCTCGATCAAAGCcaggaaggaacgaaaaaatTCTGAGGAGGATGCCCACGAGACTGTGGTGGAGGCCGCCGGTGGCACCACCCACACCCGCACCACCGTGAAGCGATCCCGCCTGCCCGCTGCCGAAAAG gcCCGCCCTGTGTCTCGCTCTGGCAGTGGTCGCGTGAAGCGGGAACGCAGCTTTCGAAGCAGCGCCTCGCGGGCCCTGGAGGATTGGGCCGCATCCACCTCCGTCAAGGGACATCTTGTTAAGAAG GAAGGGCAGCGGTTCAGCCacgagacggaggaggaggaacgaggcgGGCGCCG GGCCCGCAGTGTGGCTCGGCGCGTTGTACGACGCGGCTCACGCACGTTGTCTGGCGGCGGCGAGCTGCTCACTGAGACCAAAGAGACATCCTCttcag GGGTCGCCAAGGACGGCCAGCAGCAGGCACCTACCACGCAGGAGCACGCCAGGAAAACGAGCTACACAGCGCGGAAGAAAACGATGcca gaaaatggagaagttGAAGGAGGGACTGTGGTGGAGGCGACGCAGGGTGGCAGGGAAGTGTCACGCAAAATGAAGACTTCCACAGACGGCGAACGATACTTCACCCACTCCATCACGGACAAGCACGGCGCTAAGACATTCACCACGGAGGGCGTCAACAACAAGACCACCAGCTCCGTGGAGGTCAtcggag cCAAGGACTTCGATGCTCGTCGCGCTGTTAAGGGGACCACTGGAGAGcgagtggtggtggaaaggacAAAAGACCCCCTGGGAAGACCCTCCACTGTGGTCAAGAAGATCACCTCGCAGTCTAGGCTTGTCAT aacaaagacgaagagaaagactCCTGTAGTGGTGTAG